One genomic segment of Rivularia sp. PCC 7116 includes these proteins:
- a CDS encoding S-layer family protein, which translates to MLIRTRFYKGLRLGLAGISSCISVFLITNLTLAQQSNITPDNTLGGENSRVNSNVDINGISADKIDGGARRNSNLFHSFSEFNINNGQAVYFANPDGVENILTRVTGGNPSSILGTLGVDGAANLFLINPNGIVFGENASLDLQGSFVGTTASGLQFGEQGNFSATNAEIPGSLTVNPSALFFNQVEASGGIINKSQAPAGLTVPNGKSLLLVGGDINLDGGSLTALEGNIELASLVLPGKVGLKISGDTFSLNIPEDLERGDISLTNQSFISVFGAGGGNFTINARNLEISNSFILAGISFNLDNPNAQAGDVNLNATGLIELKDGAVIANNVDSQGNAGDINIKGDSIAVTNGSQIITDTFGFGNAGNITLNAADNITFDNLSKITSDVASNAVGKGGDIQITTGTLNVSNSAQISTTTSGQGDGGNITINAREKVIFSDLGSADSNSFDNAVGNGGDIRINTGELLLKNGGSLSSANSGAGNAGNIFLDVRETITIDSAASNSSSSRIGTFASNNNAGNIDIKTGSLFLTNGGQIDAGALGQENADNLTNAGKITINAADTVKIDGALTGLFTELSSGKGKGGDIEIKTNSLSVTNGALLFSLTDGRGNAGNITINASDTVTFDKLGVAFTLVNTNAIGDGGNIQITTGSLFVNDNSQINSGIFGKGDAGKIEINARNLISLSNFGSILSSVNQGGEGKGGQIKLIASSLDLNNGSQISANTLGKGDAGKIEINASDKITIQVTDSNEDSSGVFSAVASNGEGNGGEIKVTTSSLFLDNGGLFSTVTNGKGDAGKIEINATDLISLSNSGSILSSVNQGAEGKGGEIKLSASNVDLNNNSRITASTLGKGDAGKIELNATDSISLFNSSFIDSNIRAGAEGKGGSIDINTQTLRLTDGSQINSAVFGAEGNFPGGKGKGGEININASESVTLSGIGSTGFSSGIFTSTAIGASGDAGNITVTTDNFGIKDSAIVNATTSNEGNAGNITFNTNTFAATNGGVVATATDSSGNAGTIKLFVKDKIVLTGSELLTGLFASTSANSTGEGGSIFIDPRLVIIENGARVSVDSNGSKDGGDISLQAGTLQLNNGFITAETASTQGGNINLQISDLLLLRNESQITTTAGTAQAGGDGGNITINSKFIVAPQNENSDITANAFSGNGGTVNINSSGIFGIETQESLTIKSDITASSEEAIAGETNINTDDTSSIQNSFTELSPNIDTDAIIASSCIARGNKRQENTFRNTGSGALPTNRAGNIFVSKYATGKVRTVESNNPTWKKGDAIVEPQGLYRLKNGELLLSRECTN; encoded by the coding sequence ATGTTGATAAGAACCAGATTCTATAAGGGTTTGCGGTTAGGATTAGCAGGAATTAGTAGTTGTATCAGCGTATTCTTGATTACAAATCTAACTCTGGCACAGCAAAGTAATATCACTCCCGATAATACTTTAGGTGGAGAAAATTCTCGTGTGAATTCCAATGTAGATATTAATGGAATTAGTGCAGACAAAATTGATGGTGGAGCGAGAAGAAATAGTAATTTATTCCACAGCTTCAGCGAGTTTAATATTAACAACGGACAAGCAGTTTATTTTGCAAATCCCGATGGTGTAGAGAATATATTAACCAGGGTAACAGGTGGGAATCCATCGAGTATTTTGGGTACCTTGGGAGTTGATGGTGCTGCAAATTTATTTTTGATTAATCCCAACGGAATTGTATTTGGAGAGAATGCAAGTTTAGATTTACAAGGTTCTTTTGTAGGGACAACTGCTTCGGGGTTACAGTTTGGTGAACAAGGTAATTTTAGCGCTACAAATGCGGAAATACCTGGTTCATTAACCGTCAATCCTTCGGCTTTGTTTTTCAATCAAGTAGAAGCGAGTGGGGGAATAATTAATAAATCTCAAGCACCAGCAGGATTAACAGTACCCAATGGTAAAAGTTTATTGTTGGTAGGTGGAGATATTAATTTAGATGGTGGAAGTTTAACAGCTCTGGAAGGAAATATTGAATTAGCTTCTTTAGTTTTACCAGGGAAAGTAGGATTGAAGATTTCTGGTGATACTTTTAGTTTGAATATCCCAGAAGATTTGGAAAGAGGAGATATTTCTTTAACAAATCAATCTTTTATTAGTGTTTTTGGTGCGGGTGGAGGAAATTTTACTATTAATGCTCGCAATTTGGAAATTTCCAACTCATTTATACTTGCTGGAATTAGTTTCAACTTAGACAATCCCAACGCACAAGCTGGAGATGTCAATCTTAATGCTACGGGTTTAATTGAACTCAAAGATGGTGCTGTTATTGCTAACAACGTTGACAGTCAAGGTAATGCTGGTGATATCAATATTAAAGGTGATTCGATTGCGGTAACGAATGGTTCTCAAATTATTACTGACACATTTGGATTCGGTAATGCTGGAAATATAACTTTAAATGCTGCGGATAATATTACTTTTGATAATTTGAGTAAGATTACTAGTGATGTCGCTAGTAACGCTGTGGGTAAAGGAGGAGATATTCAAATAACTACTGGTACTCTTAATGTAAGCAATTCCGCACAAATATCTACTACTACAAGTGGTCAAGGTGATGGAGGTAATATTACTATTAATGCTAGGGAAAAAGTTATTTTTAGCGACTTAGGAAGTGCTGATAGCAACTCTTTTGATAATGCAGTAGGAAATGGTGGTGATATCCGCATCAATACAGGTGAGTTGCTATTAAAAAATGGTGGTTCTCTCTCAAGCGCCAACTCTGGAGCAGGAAATGCAGGTAATATCTTTTTAGATGTTCGGGAGACAATAACTATTGATAGTGCAGCTAGTAATAGTTCCTCAAGCCGTATTGGGACTTTTGCAAGTAATAATAATGCAGGAAATATTGATATAAAAACTGGATCGCTATTTTTAACAAATGGCGGACAAATCGATGCTGGAGCATTGGGACAAGAGAATGCTGATAATCTTACAAACGCTGGTAAAATCACAATTAATGCTGCCGATACAGTCAAGATAGATGGTGCATTGACTGGATTATTTACTGAGCTATCCAGTGGTAAAGGCAAAGGTGGAGATATTGAAATTAAAACAAATTCGCTTTCTGTAACTAACGGTGCTTTGTTATTTTCCTTGACAGATGGACGGGGAAATGCCGGTAATATCACAATTAATGCTAGCGATACCGTTACTTTTGATAAACTTGGTGTTGCTTTTACATTGGTGAATACAAATGCTATTGGTGACGGTGGAAATATTCAAATTACAACGGGTTCGCTTTTTGTTAACGATAACTCTCAAATAAATTCCGGCATCTTCGGAAAGGGAGATGCAGGTAAAATTGAAATTAATGCTCGCAATTTGATTTCTTTATCCAATTTTGGCTCTATATTGAGCAGTGTAAATCAAGGAGGAGAAGGAAAAGGTGGTCAAATTAAATTGATTGCTTCGAGTCTAGATTTGAATAATGGTAGTCAAATTTCTGCTAATACTCTTGGTAAAGGAGATGCAGGTAAAATTGAAATTAATGCCAGTGACAAAATTACTATTCAAGTTACAGATAGTAATGAAGATTCTAGCGGAGTCTTCAGCGCTGTGGCATCTAATGGAGAAGGTAATGGTGGTGAAATTAAAGTTACAACTAGTTCTCTATTCTTAGATAACGGCGGATTATTTTCTACTGTGACTAATGGCAAGGGAGATGCAGGTAAAATTGAAATTAATGCTACTGACTTGATTAGCTTATCTAATTCTGGCTCTATACTCAGCAGTGTAAATCAAGGAGCAGAAGGAAAAGGTGGTGAAATCAAATTAAGTGCTTCCAATGTAGATTTAAATAATAATAGTCGAATTACTGCTAGTACCCTTGGTAAGGGAGACGCAGGTAAAATTGAATTGAATGCTACTGACTCAATTTCTTTATTTAACTCTAGCTTTATTGATAGCAATATTCGTGCTGGAGCGGAAGGAAAAGGTGGTTCCATTGATATCAATACCCAAACTTTAAGATTAACTGATGGTTCTCAAATCAATTCTGCTGTATTTGGTGCAGAAGGTAATTTTCCCGGTGGAAAAGGAAAGGGAGGAGAAATTAATATCAATGCTTCCGAATCTGTTACCCTTTCAGGTATTGGTTCTACAGGTTTCTCCAGTGGAATATTTACTTCAACAGCAATAGGTGCTTCCGGTGATGCGGGTAATATAACTGTAACTACAGATAACTTTGGTATTAAAGATAGCGCAATTGTAAACGCAACAACTTCTAATGAAGGTAACGCCGGAAACATCACCTTTAATACAAATACTTTTGCAGCAACAAACGGCGGAGTAGTTGCTACGGCTACCGACAGTAGCGGTAATGCTGGTACTATCAAATTATTCGTAAAAGATAAAATTGTCCTTACTGGAAGCGAATTATTAACCGGTTTATTCGCCAGCACTTCTGCTAACTCTACTGGAGAAGGTGGCAGTATATTCATCGATCCCCGCTTAGTAATTATAGAAAACGGTGCGCGAGTATCCGTTGATAGCAATGGTAGCAAGGATGGAGGAGATATATCTTTACAAGCAGGAACTCTTCAATTAAATAACGGTTTTATAACTGCTGAAACAGCCAGCACTCAGGGTGGTAATATCAACTTACAAATAAGCGATTTATTACTGCTCCGCAACGAAAGCCAAATCACCACAACCGCAGGAACTGCACAAGCTGGGGGAGATGGTGGTAACATCACTATCAATTCTAAATTTATCGTCGCACCACAAAACGAAAACAGCGACATCACTGCAAATGCTTTTAGCGGTAATGGTGGTACAGTCAATATTAATAGTAGCGGTATTTTCGGGATTGAAACTCAAGAAAGTTTAACGATAAAAAGCGATATTACAGCAAGTTCCGAAGAGGCTATTGCAGGTGAAACGAATATTAATACAGATGACACTAGCTCAATTCAAAACAGCTTTACCGAACTTTCTCCAAATATAGACACCGATGCAATAATTGCTAGCAGTTGCATTGCGCGTGGGAATAAGCGACAAGAAAACACTTTTCGGAATACAGGCTCTGGAGCTTTACCAACTAATCGCGCTGGGAATATTTTTGTTTCTAAATATGCAACTGGTAAAGTTAGAACTGTTGAAAGTAATAACCCAACTTGGAAAAAAGGCGATGCGATTGTTGAGCCTCAAGGATTATATCGGTTGAAAAATGGAGAGTTGTTATTGAGTCGGGAATGCACGAATTAA